A section of the Sedimentisphaera cyanobacteriorum genome encodes:
- a CDS encoding type II secretion system protein yields the protein MTHYKKGFTLIELLVVISIIALLMAVLMPALGRARESARIIVCKSNLRQYGLAIQMYTSSNDGYFPYIYNWLYSQDNLSKISKGQYLQPDGSYESGPACPPQCVWHNSLAAPDGGLWPYLENEGAHLCPSFPSFAETYGSDHHPGHQQAIPIEPQYSYSMNYWLGVESNKWNPWVTSVPPPASHPDSLEASGRSIKMLRVDKPADIVGFADENAWTIPGVSDYGLDDNSLYILRSRPVNYFGTFHNVFGEEKNRGEGNVVFLDGHTETMSFGEKISRNGSPSEVREEAFRLVWPR from the coding sequence ATGACCCATTATAAAAAAGGATTTACATTAATTGAACTGCTCGTTGTCATTTCAATCATAGCGCTGCTGATGGCAGTTCTTATGCCCGCTCTGGGCAGGGCGCGTGAGAGCGCAAGGATAATTGTATGCAAGTCTAATCTCAGGCAGTATGGCTTGGCAATTCAAATGTATACAAGCAGTAATGACGGTTATTTCCCCTATATATATAACTGGCTCTATTCTCAGGATAATTTGAGCAAAATAAGCAAAGGCCAGTATCTCCAGCCTGACGGTTCTTACGAATCCGGCCCGGCCTGTCCTCCTCAATGCGTTTGGCACAACAGTTTGGCAGCTCCGGACGGGGGGCTTTGGCCTTACCTTGAAAATGAGGGTGCGCATTTATGTCCTTCCTTCCCTTCTTTTGCAGAAACTTACGGTTCAGATCACCACCCAGGCCATCAGCAGGCAATCCCTATCGAACCGCAATACAGCTACAGTATGAACTATTGGCTCGGTGTAGAATCGAATAAATGGAATCCTTGGGTTACATCTGTACCGCCTCCCGCTTCTCATCCGGACAGCTTAGAAGCCAGCGGCAGATCTATTAAGATGCTGAGAGTTGACAAGCCGGCTGATATTGTGGGATTTGCAGATGAGAACGCATGGACTATCCCAGGCGTCAGCGATTACGGCTTAGATGATAATTCGCTGTATATACTCCGCTCAAGGCCTGTTAATTATTTCGGAACTTTCCATAACGTTTTCGGAGAGGAAAAAAACAGGGGCGAGGGGAATGTGGTCTTTCTGGATGGCCATACTGAAACAATGAGCTTTGGCGAAAAAATATCGAGGAACGGTTCGCCCTCTGAAGTTAGAGAAGAGGCGTTCAGGCTTGTTTGGCCAAGATAA
- a CDS encoding lysophospholipid acyltransferase family protein, which translates to MAGKSKRKNKRKRSTAEHYIEYLGVRLAAGVLHTLGVRRSLRLAMKIGEIMWDHYPKGRKKAVENLRSSFPEKDEEWIKQTCIKSFQHLVMLAVDVFFTTKLVRRDNWRDYAEFINAERAKWLMAEKKGLIMLTGHYGNFEIMGYLMGLFGFDVYSIARPIDNPFVNKWLYSVRERHGQHIINKKGAAKVMPELVKKGATLGFIADQNAGRKGIFVDFFGKPASTYKSIGLLAITENLPVVVGVCRQRMGEFFFEIECGRIITPAEWQDKENPLKWLTQEYSGELEKLIRKAPEQYWWIHRRWKTRPEDVKRKRKAKAGKN; encoded by the coding sequence ATGGCCGGAAAAAGCAAAAGAAAAAACAAACGAAAGCGCAGCACTGCCGAACATTATATCGAATATCTCGGCGTTCGGCTTGCAGCGGGAGTGCTGCATACCCTCGGGGTTCGCCGTTCGCTAAGGCTCGCAATGAAGATTGGCGAGATTATGTGGGACCATTACCCGAAAGGCAGAAAGAAGGCCGTGGAGAATCTGCGCAGCAGCTTCCCTGAAAAGGATGAAGAATGGATCAAACAAACCTGCATCAAGAGCTTTCAGCATCTGGTTATGCTTGCTGTTGACGTTTTCTTCACAACAAAGCTCGTCCGTCGGGATAACTGGCGAGATTATGCAGAATTTATCAACGCCGAACGGGCAAAATGGCTCATGGCCGAGAAGAAGGGGCTTATAATGCTCACAGGCCATTACGGAAACTTCGAGATTATGGGCTATCTGATGGGGCTTTTCGGCTTCGATGTTTACAGCATTGCCCGCCCGATAGACAACCCCTTCGTAAACAAATGGCTCTATTCCGTGCGTGAGAGGCACGGCCAGCACATAATCAACAAAAAGGGAGCTGCGAAGGTTATGCCGGAGCTGGTTAAGAAAGGTGCAACGCTGGGCTTCATCGCAGACCAGAACGCCGGGAGGAAGGGGATATTCGTCGATTTCTTCGGCAAGCCCGCAAGCACTTACAAAAGCATAGGCCTGCTCGCTATAACCGAAAACCTTCCCGTAGTTGTAGGCGTATGCCGGCAGAGGATGGGTGAATTTTTCTTCGAGATTGAATGCGGACGCATTATAACCCCGGCCGAATGGCAGGATAAAGAAAACCCGCTCAAATGGCTCACGCAGGAATATTCCGGCGAGCTCGAAAAGCTTATCAGAAAGGCCCCCGAGCAGTACTGGTGGATACATCGGAGGTGGAAAACGCGTCCGGAAGATGTAAAACGGAAACGCAAAGCCAAAGCGGGGAAAAATTGA
- a CDS encoding sugar transferase yields MSDCVKRLIDLTVSLAALLVLWPVILLIAAAVRLESRGNPFFLQERAGRNAKPFTMIKFRTMRADADPFGNSPKTSDDPRITKTGRLLRETSLDELPQLVNVLKGQMSLVGPRPLYVSQIAEWNERQKRRLEAKPGITGLAQISGRGSLTIEEKLELDVEYVETRNLINDLKILLRTFTGVFAKSDIYEKKYSENQHTRSGKQ; encoded by the coding sequence TTGAGCGATTGTGTAAAAAGGCTTATAGATTTGACAGTATCGCTTGCCGCCCTGCTCGTGCTGTGGCCGGTGATACTGCTTATCGCAGCTGCTGTTCGCCTGGAGAGCCGAGGGAATCCGTTTTTCCTGCAGGAAAGGGCAGGCAGAAACGCAAAACCCTTTACGATGATCAAATTCCGCACGATGAGGGCAGATGCTGATCCGTTCGGCAATTCGCCCAAAACAAGCGATGACCCGAGAATTACGAAAACCGGAAGACTTCTTCGCGAAACGAGCCTTGATGAACTGCCCCAGCTTGTGAACGTGCTGAAGGGGCAGATGTCTCTGGTGGGGCCGAGGCCGCTGTACGTTTCGCAGATTGCCGAATGGAACGAAAGGCAGAAACGCAGACTCGAGGCCAAACCCGGGATTACAGGCCTCGCCCAGATCTCAGGCAGAGGCTCGCTTACGATAGAGGAAAAGCTCGAGCTGGATGTGGAGTATGTGGAAACGAGAAACCTTATTAACGATTTGAAGATCCTGCTCCGAACGTTCACAGGAGTTTTTGCGAAGTCTGACATATACGAGAAGAAGTATTCAGAGAATCAGCATACTCGGAGCGGAAAACAATGA
- a CDS encoding glycosyltransferase family 4 protein → MKIVQVVPELHQGGVERGAVELSRELASRGHESFVISAGGKLAGKLAAEGGKHITMDVCSKNPITAPLRAWGLRGFIKGLKPDIVHARSRVPAWMCWFALKGMKIPLVTTVHGFNSVSAYSKIMTAGERVIYGSSAIRDYVVKNYKFDYDRLRYVPRGVDMDYFDPAKTDEEFIEAFKKQYALEDRYVISIIGRVTEWKGHEDFIHAVARYRKKHPEAVGLIVGRKAGNKGDYFEKLHSMTERLGGKEAFKFAGPQANVREIYAVSDLTVSAASSKPESFGRIAAEAMAMNTPVVGSSHGGTLDIIKDGQTGLLFNPKDADQLAEKIQEAANMNFSGLRDYIDENFSLRIMVDKELEVYRELTKLTVK, encoded by the coding sequence ATGAAAATTGTTCAGGTAGTTCCCGAGCTCCATCAGGGCGGCGTAGAGAGAGGCGCAGTGGAGCTCAGCCGTGAGCTGGCCTCACGCGGACACGAGAGCTTCGTTATCAGCGCAGGCGGGAAGCTGGCAGGCAAGCTCGCTGCGGAAGGCGGAAAACATATCACAATGGACGTATGCTCGAAAAACCCAATCACCGCCCCGCTGAGGGCTTGGGGACTGCGGGGATTCATCAAGGGGCTCAAGCCCGATATAGTGCATGCAAGAAGCCGCGTGCCGGCGTGGATGTGCTGGTTTGCCCTGAAGGGAATGAAGATTCCGCTGGTAACCACGGTGCACGGATTTAACAGCGTAAGCGCATACAGCAAGATTATGACCGCCGGGGAGAGGGTGATCTACGGGAGCAGCGCTATCAGGGATTACGTGGTTAAAAATTACAAATTCGACTATGACAGGCTCCGGTATGTCCCCCGAGGCGTGGATATGGACTACTTCGACCCAGCCAAGACAGATGAAGAATTTATCGAAGCATTCAAAAAGCAGTATGCACTTGAGGATAGATACGTAATATCGATTATCGGAAGGGTTACCGAATGGAAAGGCCATGAAGACTTCATCCACGCAGTTGCCAGATACCGAAAAAAGCACCCCGAGGCTGTGGGGCTTATCGTTGGCCGAAAGGCAGGGAATAAGGGCGATTATTTCGAAAAGCTTCACAGTATGACCGAAAGACTCGGCGGGAAGGAGGCCTTCAAATTTGCAGGGCCTCAGGCGAATGTGCGGGAGATTTACGCCGTTAGCGACCTTACAGTATCAGCTGCATCAAGCAAGCCCGAATCTTTCGGCAGGATAGCAGCCGAGGCGATGGCCATGAATACGCCCGTTGTGGGAAGCAGCCACGGCGGTACGCTCGATATCATCAAAGACGGCCAAACCGGCCTGCTGTTCAACCCAAAAGATGCAGATCAGCTCGCCGAGAAAATTCAAGAAGCTGCAAATATGAACTTCTCCGGACTGAGAGATTATATCGATGAAAACTTCAGCCTCAGGATTATGGTCGATAAAGAGCTTGAGGTGTACAGGGAGCTGACAAAACTCACCGTGAAATAA
- a CDS encoding glycosyltransferase family 4 protein, translating into MRIAQVMLARNFGGAERSFVDTSRALAERSHEVLAICHKDFVKKESLEGIPNLTLKTVNSHGEWDVSTPHRLHKLILDFDADVVHTQLKRAAWHTGRALRREKIPVIAKLHNYVALNKYRHIDMLIATTEDQKRHALNLGWPEQRVRVLPNFSRIEPAESAKQIQDGKIRILSYGRYVQKKGFDLLLNAFADILADGIDAELVIGGSGPELDNLKALSRKLGIKDRVNLGVWLDDVSQALDHADLFVLPSLDEPFGIVVLEAMARGIPMVCTKTQGPSQILSSENAYLTEKGSSQALAEAIKQSLSSRDEASNKAQKALELYRSKYYQQAIIPRLEKIYRLLISR; encoded by the coding sequence ATGCGTATAGCACAGGTTATGCTCGCTCGGAATTTTGGCGGTGCTGAGCGGTCATTTGTTGACACATCAAGGGCTCTTGCAGAACGTTCGCACGAGGTTTTGGCTATTTGCCATAAAGATTTTGTAAAGAAAGAAAGCCTTGAAGGCATTCCAAATTTAACTCTCAAAACTGTTAATTCCCATGGGGAATGGGATGTTTCCACGCCTCACAGGCTTCATAAACTCATACTGGATTTTGATGCTGATGTTGTTCACACCCAGCTCAAGCGGGCAGCCTGGCATACAGGCAGGGCCCTGCGCAGGGAAAAAATTCCCGTAATAGCAAAGCTCCACAATTATGTAGCACTTAATAAATACAGGCATATAGATATGCTTATCGCCACCACTGAAGACCAGAAACGTCATGCCCTTAATTTGGGCTGGCCTGAACAGAGGGTTAGAGTTTTGCCGAATTTTTCTCGTATTGAGCCTGCCGAGTCGGCAAAGCAAATTCAGGATGGTAAAATAAGAATCCTTTCCTATGGCAGATACGTTCAGAAAAAAGGTTTTGACCTGCTCCTTAATGCGTTTGCTGATATTCTCGCTGACGGGATAGACGCAGAGCTTGTAATAGGCGGAAGCGGACCTGAACTTGATAATCTCAAAGCCCTGAGCAGAAAACTGGGCATCAAAGATAGAGTGAATCTTGGCGTTTGGCTGGATGATGTGTCCCAGGCTCTTGATCACGCGGATTTATTTGTGCTCCCTTCGCTTGATGAGCCTTTCGGAATAGTTGTTCTTGAGGCTATGGCAAGAGGCATCCCGATGGTTTGTACAAAAACCCAGGGACCGTCTCAAATTTTAAGCAGTGAAAACGCCTATCTAACAGAGAAAGGCTCCTCTCAGGCCTTGGCTGAGGCAATAAAACAATCTCTGAGCAGCAGAGATGAAGCAAGTAATAAAGCACAAAAAGCCCTTGAGCTGTATCGTAGTAAATATTATCAGCAGGCGATAATCCCAAGGCTCGAAAAGATCTACAGATTGCTTATTTCACGGTGA
- a CDS encoding IS5 family transposase — protein sequence MKAKNNKAGLLFQQPLKPLVNPDHSLVQLSEVVNWSRFEEKFGSLYSPDSGRPAKPIRLMVGLQYLKYTFNLSDEAIVAGWVENPYWQYFCGERYFQYEPPIDPTSMTKWRNKVKSDGLEELLEETIKAGLKLKVIKKNDFNKLVADTTVQQKNITYPTDAKLCHKLRIKLVDLAKASKLQLRQSYERVGKRAYVMQGRYRRAKQFKRAKKEVKKLRNYLRRITKEVERNIAGNEQLRIIFDTLLQAAKKLLAQTKKSKNKLYSIHEPHVCCIGKGKSHKKYEFGNKVGIVTTAKNNFIVGALGFEGNPYDGHTLRANLKQTMNLIGREKLGDVYVDGGYKKHGCEDIGNVEIVEKGWRKKKRSIKRWIKRRSSIEPTIGHLKEDNRLGRNFLKGVEGDKMNALGSAFGYNMRKLLKKFTFAYIFMLKIIEFYRNLAMKSKLKTRLA from the coding sequence ATGAAGGCAAAAAACAATAAAGCAGGCTTACTCTTTCAGCAGCCATTAAAACCTCTTGTAAATCCTGATCACTCTTTAGTCCAACTCTCAGAGGTTGTCAACTGGTCTCGCTTTGAAGAGAAGTTTGGCAGTTTATACAGTCCTGATTCAGGCAGGCCGGCCAAGCCGATTCGCCTGATGGTCGGCCTTCAGTATCTCAAGTACACTTTCAATCTCAGCGATGAAGCAATCGTTGCCGGCTGGGTTGAGAATCCTTACTGGCAGTATTTCTGCGGCGAAAGATACTTCCAGTACGAGCCTCCTATTGATCCAACCAGTATGACTAAGTGGCGTAATAAGGTAAAATCTGATGGTCTTGAAGAGCTGCTCGAAGAAACTATCAAAGCCGGCTTGAAGCTTAAGGTTATCAAAAAGAACGATTTCAACAAGCTCGTTGCAGATACAACCGTTCAGCAGAAGAACATCACTTATCCGACCGACGCAAAACTCTGCCACAAACTGCGCATTAAGCTTGTAGATCTTGCAAAAGCCTCAAAACTCCAACTTCGCCAAAGCTACGAAAGGGTTGGAAAAAGGGCGTATGTAATGCAGGGCAGGTATCGACGTGCAAAACAGTTCAAAAGAGCTAAAAAAGAAGTGAAGAAATTAAGGAACTACCTGCGGCGAATTACGAAAGAGGTCGAGCGGAATATAGCAGGCAATGAGCAGTTAAGAATAATTTTTGATACATTGCTTCAAGCCGCTAAGAAGCTTTTAGCCCAGACAAAGAAAAGCAAAAATAAGCTCTACAGTATTCACGAACCTCACGTCTGCTGCATTGGGAAAGGCAAAAGCCACAAGAAATATGAGTTTGGAAATAAGGTTGGAATTGTAACTACTGCCAAGAATAATTTTATCGTAGGAGCGTTGGGCTTTGAAGGAAACCCTTATGATGGCCATACTCTTCGGGCTAATCTGAAGCAGACAATGAATTTAATCGGGAGAGAAAAGCTTGGAGATGTTTATGTTGATGGAGGATACAAGAAACATGGCTGCGAAGATATTGGAAATGTTGAAATTGTAGAAAAGGGCTGGCGAAAAAAGAAACGAAGTATCAAGAGGTGGATTAAGAGAAGATCGAGCATAGAACCAACGATAGGCCACCTCAAAGAAGACAACAGGTTGGGAAGAAACTTCTTGAAAGGTGTAGAAGGGGACAAAATGAACGCCCTCGGCAGCGCTTTTGGGTACAATATGCGTAAACTTCTAAAGAAGTTTACTTTTGCCTATATTTTTATGCTTAAAATTATTGAATTTTACAGAAATTTGGCAATGAAAAGCAAATTAAAGACTCGATTAGCCTGA
- a CDS encoding glycosyltransferase, with protein sequence MKIVQCMFAKGKGGLEQVFVDHTKTLKAAGFEIFPICNCKGSYKENVAEAAGREPILISNTRKLNPFFGWKFARAVMQIQPDIVFLHGNRAISMCLSRFVKKKLPENTKICATTHNYRNKLFTGLDASLVISRDLEEKLKCRAIPSERIFYFPNAVRLEPPKEFHFHSPPVIGTMRRLHHEKGCDVLLKACGILKQRGIEFSLVVGGEGEQRQSLEDLCSELGIEDSVSLPGWVKNKEKFFSEIDIFCMPSRKEGLPVALLEAMSFGKPCITTNLPGPSEAINKNGGGIIIEKENPEKLADALEKIIINEDFAAGLGQKARQTVRDEYSFEMQKKRLSDICERIVRL encoded by the coding sequence ATGAAAATAGTTCAGTGTATGTTTGCAAAGGGCAAAGGCGGGCTCGAACAGGTATTCGTTGACCACACCAAGACCCTCAAAGCTGCGGGCTTTGAAATTTTCCCAATATGCAACTGCAAAGGAAGCTATAAAGAGAATGTGGCTGAGGCAGCAGGCAGAGAGCCGATTTTAATTTCCAACACCAGAAAGCTTAATCCTTTTTTCGGGTGGAAGTTTGCCCGAGCAGTTATGCAGATTCAGCCGGATATAGTTTTTCTGCATGGAAACAGGGCTATTTCAATGTGCCTGAGCAGGTTTGTAAAAAAGAAACTCCCTGAAAATACGAAAATCTGCGCAACCACCCACAACTACCGCAACAAACTTTTCACAGGGCTTGATGCCTCCCTCGTTATAAGCAGGGATTTAGAAGAAAAGCTCAAATGCAGAGCCATACCTTCAGAACGGATTTTCTACTTCCCGAATGCAGTCCGCCTGGAGCCGCCAAAGGAATTTCATTTCCACAGCCCACCTGTTATAGGAACAATGAGAAGACTGCATCACGAAAAAGGCTGCGATGTGCTGCTTAAAGCCTGCGGGATACTGAAGCAGAGGGGAATTGAGTTTAGTCTGGTTGTCGGGGGAGAAGGCGAGCAGAGACAATCATTGGAAGATCTCTGCAGCGAGCTTGGCATTGAAGATTCAGTAAGCCTGCCGGGATGGGTAAAAAACAAAGAGAAATTTTTCAGCGAAATAGATATCTTTTGTATGCCCTCAAGAAAGGAAGGGCTTCCCGTGGCCCTGCTTGAGGCAATGTCTTTCGGTAAACCCTGCATTACAACAAACCTGCCCGGCCCTTCCGAGGCGATAAATAAAAATGGCGGCGGGATAATAATTGAAAAAGAAAATCCTGAAAAACTTGCAGACGCCCTTGAGAAAATAATAATAAATGAAGATTTTGCAGCCGGCCTTGGCCAGAAGGCTCGGCAGACTGTACGGGATGAATACTCGTTCGAGATGCAGAAGAAAAGACTCAGTGATATTTGTGAAAGAATAGTCAGGCTTTAA
- a CDS encoding glycosyltransferase family protein — protein sequence MRIVHSDNIMIRRYGLTKVSTGRKLFNGMIRNNWKVIEYSERDIAKFEAPLHIKPLGVPAANKKFIEVCRNWNPDLIIIGHSDLITNNTLDRVKAIMPNVPIAYINVDPPWRERNVKKLHWRKNHVDAMFITSGGDFLRQFCTGRNIVSFIPNAADPCIEDMDNSKKDELEYDLTFCGKGSETDDRYPLIVNLHNDLKDKLKFETFGIYGNPAVWGQEYDSVLSKTKMSLNLNRYEGWKYYSSARISQLMGNGILAFIWDAGQMKDIIPENCAAYFKDEDELKKKIIEFHNDNQMRKDIAGAGRKYYHDNFSGQQIIKYIAETTFGKPYSEDYIWQGEVYK from the coding sequence ATGAGAATAGTACACTCGGATAATATAATGATCCGCCGATACGGGCTTACCAAGGTATCAACCGGAAGGAAGCTTTTTAACGGCATGATCAGGAACAACTGGAAGGTGATCGAATACAGCGAGAGGGATATTGCAAAATTCGAGGCTCCTCTGCATATAAAACCGCTTGGGGTGCCCGCAGCGAACAAGAAGTTTATAGAAGTTTGCAGGAACTGGAATCCTGATCTGATTATCATCGGCCACAGCGACCTTATCACAAACAATACGCTGGACAGGGTGAAGGCAATTATGCCGAATGTACCGATAGCATATATAAACGTTGACCCTCCTTGGAGAGAGCGGAACGTTAAAAAGCTGCACTGGCGAAAGAATCACGTTGATGCGATGTTTATCACTTCCGGAGGCGATTTTCTCAGGCAGTTCTGCACGGGAAGAAATATCGTCAGCTTCATTCCCAACGCAGCCGACCCATGCATCGAAGATATGGACAATTCAAAGAAGGACGAGCTCGAATATGATCTGACGTTTTGCGGCAAAGGCAGTGAAACAGACGACCGCTATCCTCTGATAGTTAATCTGCATAATGACCTCAAAGACAAGCTGAAATTTGAGACATTCGGAATCTACGGAAACCCCGCTGTATGGGGGCAGGAGTACGACAGCGTGCTTTCAAAAACGAAGATGAGCCTCAATCTGAATCGCTATGAAGGCTGGAAATATTATTCATCTGCTAGAATCTCACAGCTAATGGGCAACGGAATCCTTGCATTTATATGGGACGCAGGGCAGATGAAGGATATTATCCCGGAAAACTGCGCCGCATACTTCAAAGATGAAGATGAGCTGAAGAAAAAGATTATTGAATTTCATAACGATAACCAAATGAGAAAAGATATCGCCGGTGCAGGAAGAAAATACTACCACGATAATTTTTCCGGTCAGCAGATTATCAAATATATCGCCGAAACAACCTTCGGCAAACCATACTCAGAAGATTACATCTGGCAGGGTGAGGTGTATAAATAA
- a CDS encoding GT-D fold domain-containing glycosyltransferase yields the protein MIGELDNFWKKLRYFSLRHVNLFLSSFILNSDKRKKFRENADSRLIEHFRKDIDKFISLYPAAYCDEETLREILHSKKSVCRFGDGEFKLIVGERHKSFQDVNSELNRRMLEVLKSNKPDIIVAIFPVSDFDSLGKVWQKFAVRIGDKVLKLLEPERKYYSALCFRNLPTDGKSKFIERVQLIKQIWQNRKILIVVGKAGRFTFEKELFNNARSADIVYAPAKNAFAKYDIILNKIKAYNPKEYLVLLVLGPTAAVMAYDLAKLGYQAIDFGQMPGTFRRTKKKLFGSEDHIIEDLFE from the coding sequence ATGATTGGAGAGTTGGATAACTTTTGGAAGAAACTAAGATACTTTTCACTGCGCCACGTAAACCTCTTTCTATCCTCATTTATACTAAACTCAGACAAAAGGAAAAAGTTTCGTGAAAATGCAGATTCGCGTTTAATTGAGCATTTCAGGAAAGACATAGATAAATTCATCTCTCTTTATCCAGCAGCTTACTGCGATGAGGAAACTCTAAGAGAGATATTGCATTCGAAAAAAAGCGTATGCAGATTTGGCGACGGCGAATTCAAGCTGATAGTTGGAGAAAGGCACAAATCTTTTCAGGATGTAAACAGTGAGCTGAATCGCAGAATGCTTGAGGTGCTAAAGAGCAATAAGCCTGATATTATTGTTGCAATATTTCCGGTCAGCGATTTTGATTCTCTTGGGAAAGTCTGGCAGAAATTTGCTGTAAGGATTGGTGATAAAGTTCTCAAGCTTTTAGAGCCCGAGCGAAAATACTATTCAGCCCTGTGCTTCAGAAATCTTCCAACTGATGGTAAATCCAAGTTTATCGAAAGAGTGCAGCTTATAAAGCAGATCTGGCAAAATAGAAAGATTCTTATTGTTGTCGGCAAGGCGGGACGGTTCACGTTCGAAAAGGAGCTTTTCAATAATGCCCGAAGTGCTGATATTGTTTATGCGCCCGCGAAAAATGCCTTCGCCAAATACGATATTATACTTAATAAAATCAAAGCCTATAATCCAAAGGAGTATCTTGTTCTGCTGGTTTTAGGCCCAACGGCTGCAGTTATGGCTTATGATCTGGCCAAATTAGGTTATCAGGCAATAGATTTTGGCCAAATGCCCGGGACATTCAGAAGGACTAAGAAAAAACTTTTCGGCAGCGAGGATCATATCATCGAAGATTTGTTTGAATGA
- a CDS encoding FkbM family methyltransferase, which yields MDLQSDWGKYRPTTKGDFISRLISMGLSRGSVRKKLYSYWVKSFGPIIDCEIRGIKYRLKVDDNLTDKKLFFSRAEKDNEEIDFLSEACSGKTFVDIGANIGYYSLTLAKQGASRVAAVEPNPEAIGRLNYNIKINGFDSKVSVAPFGAADGESFELDVSGNLGIASICNENKGEKTIKIQTKPLIEILAELKVESIGGLKIDIEGAEDKALAPFLKAAENKLLPEAIVLELAHKNCWQEDLQDMLVKSGYNLVRKTNGNGLYKKNKTQ from the coding sequence ATGGATTTACAATCTGATTGGGGCAAGTATAGACCAACAACAAAAGGGGACTTTATATCCCGCCTTATTTCGATGGGGTTAAGCAGAGGTTCTGTTAGAAAAAAACTATACTCTTACTGGGTTAAGTCTTTCGGGCCTATAATCGACTGCGAAATAAGAGGAATTAAATACAGGCTGAAAGTAGATGACAATTTAACAGATAAAAAGCTTTTCTTTTCCAGAGCAGAAAAAGACAATGAAGAAATTGATTTCCTCAGCGAGGCTTGCTCAGGCAAAACTTTCGTAGATATAGGAGCAAATATAGGATATTACTCCCTCACATTAGCCAAGCAGGGTGCATCCAGAGTTGCAGCAGTGGAGCCTAATCCTGAAGCGATAGGCAGGCTGAATTACAATATAAAGATCAATGGATTTGATTCAAAGGTTTCTGTTGCTCCCTTTGGAGCGGCAGACGGCGAAAGCTTTGAGCTGGATGTAAGCGGGAATCTCGGTATTGCAAGTATATGCAATGAGAATAAGGGCGAGAAAACGATAAAAATCCAGACAAAGCCGCTCATAGAAATACTTGCAGAGCTGAAAGTTGAATCAATCGGCGGATTGAAGATCGATATTGAAGGTGCGGAAGATAAAGCACTTGCCCCATTTCTCAAAGCTGCTGAGAATAAACTGCTTCCTGAAGCAATCGTATTAGAGCTTGCCCACAAAAACTGCTGGCAGGAAGACCTGCAGGACATGCTTGTAAAATCGGGCTACAACCTTGTTAGAAAAACAAACGGCAACGGGCTCTATAAAAAGAATAAAACTCAATGA
- a CDS encoding DNA methyltransferase — MPEKPKSKSKKQRFEKPSLQKEVTTLWDYPSQNYGGSEQGDTSYIGATPSYVIWNLLQRYTKKNDLAVDPMCGSGTTLDVARDLGRRALGYDVNPTRPDIFNVDARKLPLEDEKADFVFIDPPYSTHINYSDDPRCIGKLHAGEKEYYDSMRQVLAEIHRILKPGKFFGLYVCDSFELKKGFFPIGFELFAIMREKFTPKDIVSVVRHNKTLEMGNYRKAADEQNFFLRGFNYLFIMQKPQNKKPANPRKMTKRKRPAKNSTRPASRNKNRIKQTKGSPNRSKRRKE; from the coding sequence ATGCCAGAAAAGCCGAAAAGTAAAAGCAAAAAGCAGCGGTTCGAAAAGCCTTCTCTGCAAAAGGAAGTTACCACGCTATGGGACTATCCATCGCAGAATTACGGAGGCTCAGAGCAGGGCGATACCAGCTATATCGGAGCCACGCCGAGCTACGTGATATGGAATCTGCTCCAGCGTTATACCAAGAAGAACGATCTGGCAGTTGACCCGATGTGCGGCAGCGGCACAACGCTGGATGTGGCCAGAGACCTGGGGCGAAGAGCTCTCGGGTATGATGTAAACCCGACGAGGCCGGATATATTCAATGTGGATGCACGAAAGCTCCCGCTGGAGGACGAGAAGGCGGATTTCGTTTTCATAGACCCACCATACTCCACCCACATCAACTACAGCGATGACCCCCGCTGCATCGGCAAGCTCCACGCAGGCGAAAAAGAATACTACGATTCAATGAGGCAGGTGTTAGCCGAGATTCACCGCATACTCAAGCCGGGAAAGTTTTTCGGACTCTACGTTTGCGATTCATTCGAGCTCAAGAAGGGCTTTTTTCCGATAGGCTTTGAGCTCTTCGCTATTATGCGGGAAAAATTCACGCCGAAAGATATAGTTTCCGTTGTGCGGCATAATAAAACGCTCGAAATGGGGAACTACAGAAAAGCAGCAGACGAACAGAACTTCTTCCTGAGAGGCTTCAACTACCTGTTCATTATGCAGAAACCGCAAAACAAAAAGCCGGCAAACCCCCGGAAAATGACAAAACGTAAAAGACCGGCTAAAAACAGCACCAGACCCGCAAGCAGAAACAAGAACCGCATTAAACAGACTAAAGGTTCGCCAAATCGCTCAAAGCGAAGAAAAGAATAG